A single Rhinolophus ferrumequinum isolate MPI-CBG mRhiFer1 chromosome 12, mRhiFer1_v1.p, whole genome shotgun sequence DNA region contains:
- the LOC117031777 gene encoding zinc finger protein 883 isoform X2, whose translation MWAGGAAPARSFLGLPAEPPQFSILSPEQQNEHISEDYRRGLLEDSQVNQDKYLCQVLFTTNRPVTTQQEKVSGKPFNLDTDIIPSRILISTCDSVRPRYFGVYPLAPHNDSKKKTNEFNSSHSNTRNERTNTGEKSSQIFINSCVDELTLGQSFDYDEQGSALHDKASSITWKSAYTKERFYYKFGTKLCADSALVVSPSIHTEKSQCGFHEDQCNKIGNNFRMVAKFQRTDRREKTFAQKAHFREYQRNHTGEQTLECGKNLSYNLAINMQQRTHTIELSCDNKTREQSFSSKAAFTVQQRIHVRKKHYECNECPKSLFGRSSLILHQRSHTGKKIYECHECGTAFPWKLSLIVHQRTHSGEKPYQCNECGKSYAWMSSLGKHHRTHTGKKPYECNECGKAFTSMSYLREHQRTHTEEKPYECTECGKTFRRSASLGVHQRTHTGQKPYQCNECGKTFLWKQVLNIHLRTHTGEKPYECVKCGRTFTRKKELTQHQKTHTGEKHYKCNECGKTFNKKSNLGKHQRTHTGEKHYQCNVCGKAFTSMSNLRGHQRTHTGEKPYPCNECGKTFRNKSNLGKHQRTHTGEKPYQCNECGKPFRQRSNLRKHQRIHRGEKPYECNECGKTFNQKSNLGKHQSTHHSRETL comes from the coding sequence aagACTACCGACGTGGTCTTTTAGAGGATAGCCAGGTAAACCAAGACAAGTATTTATGTCAAGTTTTATTCACCACCAACAGACCAGTGACTACACAGCAAGAGAAAGTTTCAGGAAAACCATTTAATCTGGACACAGACATTATTCCTTCAAGAATACTAATCTCTACATGTGACAGTGTGCGGCCTAGATACTTTGGTGTCTACCCATTGGCTCCACATAATGACTCAAAAAAGAAGACTAATGAATTTAATTCGTCTCATTCCAACACTAGAAATGAGAGAACAAACACTGGAGAGAAGTCTTCccaaatttttattaatagttgtGTGGACGAACTTACTTTGGGGCAGTCTTTTGATTATGATGAACAGGGTAGTGCTTTGCATGATAAGGCTTCCTCCATTACATGGAAGAGTGCTTACACAAAAGAGaggttttattataaatttggAACAAAACTATGTGCTGACTCAGCCCTTGTTGTCTCTCCAAGTATTCACACAGAGAAGAGTCAGTGTGGATTTCATGAAGATCAATGTAATAAAATTGGGAACAATTTCAGAATGGTTGCTAAATTTCAGAGAACTGATAGAAGAGAGAAAACGTTTGCTCAAAAAGCTCATTTTAGAGAATATCAGAGAAATCACACAGGAGAGCAAACCCTTGAGTGTGGGAAAAACTTGAGCTACAATTTAGCCATTAACATGCAACAGAGAACTCACACAATAGAGCTATCTTGTGATAATAAAACACGTGAGCAAAGTTTCAGTTCTAAGGCAGCCTTCACTGTACAGCAGAGAATTCATGTGAGGAAAAAACACTATGAGTGTAATGAATGTCCAAAATCTCTCTTTGGGAGGTCGTCACTCATTTTACATCAAAGAAGTCACACAGGTAAGAAAATTTATGAATGTCATGAATGTGGGACAGCTTTTCCCTGGAAATTATCCCTCATtgtacatcagagaactcactCAGGGGAGAAACCTtatcaatgtaatgaatgtggtaaAAGTTATGCCTGGATGTCAAGCCTTGGGAAACATCACAGAACTCACACAGGGAAGAAACCCTATGAGTGTAATGAGTGTGGAAAAGCTTTCACCTCCATGTCATACCTCAGagaacatcagagaactcacacagaggaaaaaccatatgaatgtactgaatgtgggaaaactttcagGCGCAGTGCAAGCCTTGGagtacatcagagaactcacacagggcagaaaccctatcaatgtaatgaatgtgggaaaactttcctCTGGAAGCAAGTCCTGAATATACATTTGAGAACtcatacaggagagaagccctatgaatgtgTTAAATGTGGGAGAACTTTCACACGCAAAAAAGAGCTTACACAACATCAGAAGACTCACACGGGTGAGAAACActataaatgtaatgaatgtggtaaAACTTTCAACAAGAAGTCAAATCTTggaaaacatcagagaactcacacaggggagaaacacTATCAATGTAATGTATGTGGAAAAGCATTCACCTCCATGTCAAATCTCAGAGGACATCAGCGcactcacacaggggagaaaccctatccATGTAATGAATGTGGTAAGACTTTCAGGAATAAATCAAATCTTggaaaacatcagagaactcacacaggggagaaaccgtatcaatgtaatgaatgtggaaaacCTTTCAGGCAGAGGTCAAACCTTagaaaacatcagagaattcacagaggtgagaaaccctatgaatgtaatgaatgtggaaaaacttTCAACCAGAAGTCAAACCTTGGAAAACATCAGAGCACTCACCACAgcagagaaaccctatga